A genomic region of Trifolium pratense cultivar HEN17-A07 linkage group LG3, ARS_RC_1.1, whole genome shotgun sequence contains the following coding sequences:
- the LOC123916028 gene encoding auxin response factor 2B: MFVMRDLEDRDNMTSSEVSMKGNSVNGKGETNDGGVADGQNGSSSSSSGREAEAALYRELWHACAGPLVTVPKEGELVFYFPQGHIEQVEASTNQASEQHMPVYDLRPKILCRVINVMLKAEPDTDEVFAQVTLVPEPNQDENAVEKEPPPAPPPRFHVHSFCKTLTASDTSTHGGFSVLRRHADECLPPLDMSKQPPTQELVAKDLHGNEWRFRHIFRGQPRRHLLQSGWSVFVSSKRLVAGDAFIFLRGENGELRVGVRRAMRQQGNVPSSVISSHSMHLGVLATAWHAVLTGTMFTVYYKPRTSPAEFIVPYDQYMESLKNNYTIGMRFKMRFEGEEAPEQRFTGTIVGIEDSDSKRWPKSKWRCLKVRWDETSNIPRPERVSPWKIEPALAPPALNPLPMPRPKRPRANVVPSSPDSSVLTREASSKVSMDPLPSNGFPRVLQGQESSTLRGNLAESNDPYTAEKSVAWPPGNDEEKIDAVSTSRRFGSENWMSMSRQEATYSDLLSGFGGARGDHASQQLFVDQTGHVANHSRKSMFDREGKHNVLSQWPAMPPGLSLNFLHSNTRGSAQGSDNSTYQVPGNMRYSAFGDYSVLHGHKVENPHGNFLMPPPPPTQYESPRSRELPHKQVSANTSEAAKPKDGDCKLFGFSLLSSPTMPEPSISQRNNTSEPVSHMQISSQHHTFEDDPKSEHSKSSKPAADNPVVVDDQEKLLQISQPHVKDVQFKSQNGSARSCTKVHKKGIALGRSVDLTKFSDYDELTAELDQLFEFGGELISPQKDWLVVFTDNEGDMMLVGDDPWQEFCSMVRKIYIYPKEEIQKMSPGTLSSKNEENHSATEGDAQETKSQLNPSASDA, from the exons ATGTTTGTGATGAGAGATCTGGAAGATAGAGATAACATGACATCATCTGAAGTATCTATGAAGGGAAATTCTGTTAACGGAAAAGGTGAAACCAACGATGGTGGTGTTGCCGATGGTCAAAAtggttcttcatcttcatcatcaggAAGAg AAGCTGAAGCTGCACTTTACAGAGAACTATGGCATGcgtgtgctggacctttggtaACAGTTCCAAAAGAAGGAGAACTTGTGTTCTATTTTCCTCAGGGACATATTGAACAG GTTGAGGCTTCAACAAATCAGGCGTCGGAACAACACATGCCGGTTTACGATCTCCGTCCTAAGATCCTTTGTCGGGTTATCAACGTTATGTTGAAG GCTGAGCCAGATACTGATGAGGTGTTTGCACAAGTGACTTTGGTTCCAGAGCCAAAT CAAGATGAGAATGCGGTGGAGAAAGAACCTCCGCCTGCTCCTCCGCCGCGGTTTCACGTCCATTCGTTTTGTAAAACGTTGACCGCATCTGACACTAGTACTCATGGTGGTTTTTCTGTTCTTAGGCGTCACGCTGATGAGTGTCTACCTCCACTG GATATGTCAAAGCAACCACCTACACAGGAATTGGTGGCCAAAGATCTACATGGGAATGAGTGGCGTTTTAGGCACATCTTTCGTG GTCAACCACGTAGACATTTGCTGCAAAGTGGTTGGAGTGTTTTTGTCAGTTCTAAGAGGCTGGTTGCTGGGGATGCATTTATATTTCTAAG AGGTGAGAATGGGGAGCTTCGTGTTGGTGTCAGGCGTGCAATGAGACAGCAGGGAAATGTTCCGTCCTCGGTTATCTCTAGCCATAGTATGCATCTTGGTGTCCTTGCAACTGCTTGGCATGCTGTGTTGACCGGGACCATGTTCACTGTCTATTACAAGCCTCG GACCAGTCCAGCTGAATTTATTGTTCCGTACGATCAATACATGGAGTCTCTTAAGAATAATTATACCATAGGCATGCGGTTCAAAATGAGATTTGAAGGTGAAGAAGCACCTGAGCAAAG GTTTACGGGAACCATTGTTGGAATTGAAGACTCTGACTCCAAAAGATGGCCTAAATCTAAATGGAGATGTCTCAAGGTTAGATGGGATGAAACATCTAACATACCTCGTCCCGAAAGAGTTTCCCCTTGGAAAATTGAGCCTGCTCTTGCTCCTCCAGCTCTAAATCCCCTTCCAATGCCCAGGCCGAAAAGGCCCCGAGCTAATGTGGTTCCATCATCCCCAGATTCTTCTGTTCTAACCCGCGAAG CATCATCCAAAGTAAGCATGGACCCTTTGCCCTCCAATGGTTTTCCGAGGGTCTTGCAAGGTCAAGAATCATCGACCTTGAGAGGAAATTTGGCAGAAAGCAATGACCCTTATACTGCAGAGAAGTCAGTTGCATGGCCACCAGGAAATGATGAAGAAAAGATTGATGCTGTTTCTACTTCAAGAAGGTTTGGATCAGAGAACTGGATGTCAATGTCAAGGCAGGAAGCAACATATTCAGATCTTCTGTCAGGATTTGGTGGTGCCCGTGGAGATCACGCTTCCCAACAATTGTTTGTCGATCAAACCGGTCATGTGGCCAATCACAGTAGGAAAAGTATGTTTGACCGTGAAGGCAAGCATAATGTGCTAAGTCAATGGCCTGCAATGCCACCTGGTCTGTCACTCAATTTCTTGCACTCTAATACGAGAGGTTCTGCACAAGGCAGTGATAATTCAACCTACCAAGTTCCAGGGAATATGAGGTACAGTGCATTCGGTGATTATTCTGTGCTTCATGGACACAAAGTAGAAAACCCACATGGAAACTTTTTGAtgccaccaccacctccaacTCAATATGAGAGTCCTCGTTCAAGAGAACTGCCTCACAAACAAGTATCTGCAAATACAAGCGAGGCTGCAAAACCGAAAGACGGTGACTGTAAGCTTTTTGGTTTCTCACTTCTCAGTAGCCCCACAATGCCAGAGCCCTCTATATCGCAAAGAAATAATACAAGTGAGCCAGTTAGTCACATGCAAATTTCATCACAACATCATACATTTGAAGATGATCCAAAGTCTGAGCATTCAAAGAGTTCAAAACCAGCAGCTGATAATCCAGTTGTAGTCGACGATCAAGAGAAGCTGTTGCAAATTTCTCAGCCTCATGTTAAAGATGTTCAATTCAAATCACAAAATGGTTCTGCTAGAAGTTGCACAAAA GTTCACAAGAAAGGGATTGCACTTGGTAGATCAGTGGACCTTACAAAGTTTAGTGACTATGATGAATTGACCGCTGAATTGGATCAGCTGTTTGAATTTGGAGGTGAATTAATATCTCCACAAAAGGATTGGCTTGTTGTCTTTACCGATAATGAGGGTGACATGATGCTTGTTGGCGATGACCCATGGCA GGAGTTTTGTTCGATGGTCCGCAAAATTTACATCTACCCGAAGGAGGAGATTCAGAAAATGAGCCCCGGTACCTTGAGTtcaaaaaatgaagagaatCATTCAGCTACTGAAGGCGATGCACAAGAAACCAAGTCTCAGCTGAATCCATCAGCTTCAGATGCTTGA